The following proteins come from a genomic window of Clupea harengus chromosome 22, Ch_v2.0.2, whole genome shotgun sequence:
- the LOC105907026 gene encoding gamma-soluble NSF attachment protein-like: MAAQKINEAHEHIAKAEKCLKTNMTKWKPDYDSAATEYAKAAVAFKNAKQFDQAKEAYLKEAEYHTENKALFHAAKAYEQAGMMLKDMKRMPEAIQLIEKASIMYVENGTAGTAGIALDRAGKLMEPMDLMKAVDLYQKAASVFENEDRLRQAAELLGKASRLLVRLHRLDEAAVSLQKEKNMYREFENYPTCFKKTIAQVLVHLHRADFVAADKCVRESYSIPGFSGSEDCGAMEMLLQGYDEQDEDLVHRVCHSALLKYMDNDYAKLAISLKVPGGGGGKKKSTAAPQGGAGGPSPAAAEDDDYEGGLC, from the exons ATGGCTGCACAGAAAATCAACGAAGCCCATGAGCACATCGCTAAAGCTGAGAAATG TTTAAAGACAAACATGACCAAGTGGAAGCCAGACTATGATAGTGCGGCCACAGAATATGCAAAAGCAG CTGTGGCTTTCAAAAATGCCAAACAGTTTGATCAAGCCAAGGAGGCATATCTGAAAGAGGCAGAGTACCACACGGAAAACAAAGC GCTTTTCCATGCTGCCAA AGCATATGAACAAGCGGGCATGATGCTGAAG GACATGAAGCGAATGCCAGAAGCCATTCAGCTCATAGAAAAAGCCAGCATCATGTATGTGGAGAACGGCACGGCTGGTACTGCTGGCATTGCACTGGACAGAGCAGGAAA ACTCATGGAACCAATGGATCTGATGAAGGCTGTGGATCTTTATCAGAAAGCTGCATCAGTGTTTGAG AATGAGGACCGATTGAGACAGGCTGCAGAGCTTCTGGGTAAAGCATCAAGGCTGTTGGTCCGTCTTCACAG GCTTGATGAAGCAGCTGTCTCCCtccagaaagagaaaaacatgtaTAGAGAATTTGAAAATTACCCCACATGTTTTAAG AAAACGATTGCGCAAGTGCTGGTTCATCTTCATAGAGCTGACTTTGTAGCTGCTGATAAGTGCGTCAGAGAGAGTTACAG TATCCCAGGGTTCAGTGGCAGTGAGGACTGTGGAGCCATGGAGATGCTACTACAGGGATATGACGAGCAGGATGAAGACCTGGTGCACCGCGTGTGCCACAGCGCTCTGCTCAAGTACATGGATAATGAT TATGCCAAGCTGGCCATCAGTCTAAAGGTgcctggaggaggtggtggcaaGAAGAAGTCCACTGCAGCACCACAGGGGGGCGCCGGAGGGCCTTCTCCTGCTGCAGCAGAGGATGATGACTATGAAGGCGGCCTGTGTTAG